From the genome of Impatiens glandulifera chromosome 9, dImpGla2.1, whole genome shotgun sequence, one region includes:
- the LOC124915786 gene encoding uncharacterized protein LOC124915786, translated as MAGLRLQQPEEPELSQARVTAAVAYASNDLISDDDRSIAADSWSIKSEYGSTLDDDQRHADASEALSVSAFPATSDYNSDKEEPDAETITSMLGFQSYLDVAYADELVDFREHGHSGEVWFGANVMETVASWTKTLCSDISERHFQNHIDGKSGPVEQINKDVTGWNVLDDSTGNGLLLQELSKLGFSSLTGTDYSEAAVDLAQKLSERDGYTNVKFLVVDVLETKLESKFQLVMDKGTLDAIGLHPDGSIKRVLYWDSVSKLVAPNGILVITSCNSTKDEFDSVLKCVRVLRDDGGDDHPSLSVLTMKAWLGLGRHGEAEKELRGMAAMKEIPEVIWVSVVEAYFQASGAVGAETVKEIFLVLLGKFHVTASSAIRIVRRLAGKEKNFEVCAQFFRLASEFYGVVVIDKAQEYDIMVCKSLILSVTAVVADAMQKQANLLEFCFCFVILRFPQLLLKFQRDPWVSFISK; from the coding sequence ATGGCTGGACTTCGATTGCAACAACCTGAAGAACCAGAGCTATCACAGGCGCGAGTAACCGCCGCCGTCGCGTATGCTTCCAATGATCTGATCTCTGACGACGACCGATCTATCGCAGCCGACTCATGGTCTATTAAGAGCGAGTACGGTAGTACTCTCGACGACGATCAACGTCATGCTGATGCCTCCGAGGCGCTTTCTGTTTCTGCTTTCCCTGCCACCTCCGATTACAACTCGGATAAGGAGGAACCAGATGCTGAAACTATTACATCGATGTTGGGCTTCCAGAGTTATTTGGATGTTGCGTATGCAGATGAACTGGTTGATTTCCGTGAACATGGACATTCTGGTGAAGTGTGGTTTGGGGCTAATGTCATGGAAACTGTTGCTTCTTGGACAAAAACTTTATGCTCAGACATATCTGAAAGGCATTTTCAAAATCACATCGATGGTAAATCTGGTCCTGTTGAACAGATTAATAAAGATGTTACTGGTTGGAATGTTCTTGATGACAGCACAGGCAACGGGTTGCTTCTCCAAGAACTCTCTAAACTGGGGTTTTCCAGTCTTACAGGTACTGATTACAGTGAAGCTGCAGTAGACCTTGCTCAAAAACTTTCTGAGCGTGATGGATACACAAACGTTAAGTTCTTGGTTGTCGATGTACTTGAGACAAAGCTGGAATCAAAATTTCAACTTGTGATGGATAAAGGAACTCTTGATGCTATTGGATTACATCCAGATGGCTCCATAAAGAGGGTCTTGTATTGGGATTCAGTATCGAAACTGGTAGCACCAAATGGAATATTGGTGATAACATCATGTAATAGCACGAAGGATGAGTTCGACAGTGTGTTGAAGTGTGTGAGGGTATTGAGAGATGATGGTGGTGATGATCATCCAAGTTTGAGTGTGTTGACAATGAAGGCATGGTTGGGGTTAGGACGGCATGGCGAGGCAGAGAAGGAGCTGAGAGGAATGGCAGCAATGAAGGAGATTCCTGAGGTGATCTGGGTGTCAGTGGTGGAGGCTTACTTCCAGGCATCTGGGGCAGTAGGAGCTGAGACTGTAAAGGAGATATTTTTGGTGCTTCTGGGAAAGTTCCATGTTACTGCTAGTTCTGCAATTAGGATTGTTCGCAGGTTAGCTGGAAAGGAGAAAAACTTTGAAGTGTGTGCTCAATTCTTCAGATTAGCATCAGAATTTTATGGGGTGGTGGTTATTGACAAAGCCCAAGAATATGACATAATGGTCTGTAAATCGTTGATATTGAGCGTTACTGCTGTAGTAGCTGATGCAATGCAAAAACAAGCTAATTTGCTGGAGttctgtttttgttttgttatattgCGTTTCCCTCAACTTCTGTTGAAGTTTCAAAGAGACCCTTGGGTctcttttatttctaaataa